aaggaacGACAAGAGAAACACTGGAtgtgacacacacacacacacacacgtgcacacagcTCGAAACGATTTCGTTGCGCCGATGATGATGGCGGAGAACGAATacgaaagaagagagagggatgcgTAGCGTGACGCAAtcgacgacgcagcggcgaaCCACAAAACGAGGAGAGGCAAGGTGccacgggggggggggctgtggaggaggggaggaagggaggcgcGAATCGTAGAGAAACGCAAACGCGCAAGGAAGAGATCAAACACGAAAAAGAAGTCGAGAGGAGTaggaggaggaagacagaggggagaggaTGGATGGTGTGGGTGGGCTAGGGAGGCGCTAGCGAGAGGGACGGCGAGGCAGGCAGGCGGGACGGGTGGTggttgtggtggtgtgggAAGTGTACTGATGGAAAAGAtgaaaacagagagaaaggatGGCCAAAGAAGTAAGGACGTTGGGGGTGCgtagaggaggaaggagaaggatGAGATGGGAAGACGGGGCGGGGGTAATGAGACTGGGGGAAGGTGGTGCGTGTCGAAGAATAGagacaacaacagcaaacgGCCACGCGCACGGGTAAGAAGCGAAGGCAGAAAAGGCAGAAAAGGGCAGTATAGGGTGACGCGCAAAGAGGTGCTTGGGTATCAAGAGCGGTGCAGACCCATCACGCACACcactgcacacgcacacgcacgggaCACACTCTTGCCGCAACGGCgaacagcaaagaaaagagagcgagcgggAGCAAGTCGGTAAACGAAGAGCAAGGCGTAACCACAACCAAGAACGCActgtacgcacgcacaggaaAGGGAGGCACGCGTAATGGcagatgggggagggggtggagaagGCAAAGAAACCATAAAACACAGATAACGAAATGAAGAGCACCAATGTACgagggggatggggggggggaaacgcgcgcacacatacacgcacgcaaaggatgaggaaagagagagagacaggggCAGCTCAGAACACAGGAAGGAGAGCGCGAGAGGTCTCTCGGGGGATACCGAATGGGATCTACGCGAAGAAAATAACGACGAGAACGAGAATGAAAAAATAACAAAAAAGGACAAAGGTACGAtggagagaagcgagaacCCCAGTATTCACAGACAgacgtgcatgcatgtgtatatgtatgtacTCTCTTTCTGTACGCACTCACACATTcatgtatgcgtgcgccCAACATAAACACAAGAACACAGGGAAGAGAACGAATATTTCgaagagtgagagagggggaagtACCAGAGCAAACAAGCAAAGACAAGAATAGGAggttgtgtatgtgtgtacgagttcacagacacacgcaaagGCTGTGTGTGCAGCGTATACGTGGATCTCTCTCGGTCTGCGTCTCAGTGCACGTCTCGCTCCATCTGAGGTGTTTTGCGGGACGCCAGAAGGTCGGCAACCTCACCTCCCCTACCCAACAAAAAAGGAtggaaaacaaaggaaaacaagaagGTGTCCGTGTATCAGCGTGTGCGTACTTGTGCATGCAGACGCGTTATTGGCGGCGCACGATCGCCACacccttctttttgttgtcACACGGCCTCGTCGTTGGTCAATGACTTCAAGTTTGTGTtgctgtggcggctgccgtcttCACCCACGCTCTTCTGCGCGTTGAAAATCTCCACTTATCGATTGCCTTTGCGATGGCAAGTCGTCACTGCTCTAGCGCAGACTGGCTGAACGAATGATGgctacacgcgcacagacagCGCCACAAAACTGTTAACGCCTACGCACAGAGAAAGATCGAGGtcagggaaggaggaggatgcggcgGGTCAAACGTTCCCGAAACCTTCGGGCTCGCTACCGCCTTCTTTCACGGctgcctctttttttttttgcgatgctcttctccctttgTTTTGTTCTTTCCAGAGGatgagagggagggatgagggggaggggggcagacGCAATATCTTGGATATGCGTGTCTCCGCTTTCTCACCCACAAGAAACCCCTTGTCGTATGctcgtcctcctctttcGGCGCTGGGGGACACGCGTAGGTATGCGCGGGTGTATGTGTGGATGtctggtgtgtgcgcggtgaTGCACCACAATTACCACCACCGCTACAACCGCTGCTGTGTACtttcaaaaaaaaacaaggtCGATCGAGGGGGCCTGTTGCTGTATCCGTGAGTGCGAGTGTctgcgcgtcgtcgccttcgTTGCCAGTTCCTTCTTCCAGCGGACGAGACCGAGCAAAAACCCGATAAATGGAGAGTAGggcacacagagggagagagagagagatggtgTAGAGAACCGAGAGAGGACAGCCGACTCGTCTACTCTCTGAGAGACAGAAAGGTTGACAGGGCTGGGCGGTtggcgtatgcgtgtgtgggcggagagagagagagtacCGAAACCGCATCGCGGATGTTGTTTTTTTCccccatttttttttttgctccaACGTGTGCGCATTCTTTGCCATACAACCGGCGTCCAACCCCAGCCCGTCTCATAGGCCCCACATCGCCTGGTCTCAAGCAGCCGCCGGCACGTGCGTTACAGCAGGGTGCCGGCCCAGTCGTCTGAGCACCGCCCCTGACCCAAGCTctgcccacccacccgctgCACCGTCCGGGAtcccaccgccggcatcagcagcgatgaggcGCTCTGAGTCCTCTATCTGGTAAGCACTTCAAGCTGCTCCCCATAGACgatgtatgtatgtgtgtgtgtgggggggggggaggggaggtgtACGGGAGACCCTGGGATACCACGCATTatgaggtgtgtgtgtgtgtgtcccccttccctccctgtGTGTCCTGGCTGGGAAAAGGGCAGAAGAGAGGTATCGGAAAACCAGAAGGGAAACAGAGCGGCCGAACGCAGGAGGCGTGTCGGAGAAAAGcgacacacatacgcacactcagagagagagaaagagagaagccgcACGCGAAGAAAGGCAAAGAGGGGCACCatcatacacacacacatgcacatgcatatacacatatacatatacatatatatatatatatatatacatatataccatacacagagagagtaACGCGGCAGACACACgtatatacacacacacacacacatatatatatatatatatgctaTACACATGTATACACATATGCACATTTTTTTTCGGCCGCATGTGCGTATCAACAGCCGTAGCCCGATCACACGTGtctgtctctttctccctcgcTACGTCTCAAGGCGTGGTCTAATGATCCGGCTGTGccacccgctgctgcttcgacgGGGTAAGGTGCGGCTCAGCGGCCTCAGTGCGAAGTCGCCACAAGGCGCGTTGACGGCGGTACTCGGCGAAGGTCACacgtggcgccgtcgtgccgcCAGGAAGACTGCCGTATGACGGCATACTCAGCCGACGccgtgacggcgacgcaccGCTATCACTCATCGCTGCGGCCGAGCTCCGCGCAATGAAAGACGCGCGGCTGCCCTGTCGCTGCAGTAGATGGCCATGAGGGGTCACACCGCTGCACGTGTTTGAGTTGACGACGAAGGTTGTAGACTGACTAGTtggggaggcggcgctggcgcggttGTGGCGGCGGTCTTGATTGAGTGTTTCCTCGGCgctacacacgcgcaggaaCAGCTGCTCGAGTGACACTTGCGACACGCTGTACTCTGTGATACccagctccgcctgcgcgGCCCGGAGTGTCTCAAACACCTCGGACAGACGCACGATCGGCGGCGACTTTTTGGCTGTGCTCATGGCGCTGTGCTGACCGACATAGTTCTTCGCGCTGACTAACGGCGTCTGCACAAGCTGCATACTGCGCTgacttcgctgctgctgcaggagctgctgcatggCGTCCGCCACGTCGCGGGTCGCTGGCAGAGTGTAGATGTACCGCTCGTTGTTGAAGACTTcgatgagcagcgccgatgGGAATGCCTTGAGCATGAACTGAAAGATGTCGTCGGAGGTGTCGATGAGGTCTTTGCCGGCGTAGGAGGTGGACATGCGACGACCCAGCGCGGAGTTGATTGTGCTGCCCTGGTTTTTGTTGCTCAGGCCGTGTGCAGTACTTGCGTTTGACCGTTGGCAGTCCGCCACCGGTGAGACACCAGCCTCCGCCGCggggcgctgacgctgctcttCGCGGCGCTTCTGTGCGCACCGACGCGCCCCCGGCGACACGCGCAGCGTCAGCTCATACGCATTGCCGGCGTACTTGTGCTTCAAGTGCGGCATGTCACCGAAGCAGCGTAGACCACCGTCCACCATGATGCCGACGCAGTCCGCGAGGGCTTCGACCTCATCCAGGTGGTGCGTCGTGAGAATGATGCAGCATTTGCGAGAGACGCGATCGATCGCACGCcagagcagctgccgcgccagcggGTCCATGCCGGAGGTTGGTTCGTCCAGGCACAACACCTTGGGTGCGCCGATCAGCGCGATGGCCACACTCAGCTTGCGCCGATTGCCGCTGGAGAGCTGCCTAGCGGAGGCATGACGGTACTGCGTGAGGTTGCAGATGATCAGGAGGCTCGTGACGAGGCTTTCCAGCTGCCCGACGGGCACACCGCGCACCATGGCGTAGAGAAGCAGGTGCTCCGTCACAGTGAGCAGGTCGAGACATGCGTCGAGCTGCGGGCAGTACCCAAGACAccgagcagcgcggcggctctCGCGCACCACATCGTTgccgcacacatacgcacggCCGCTCGTtggcagctgctcctgcgtgATGATGGATAGGGCGGAGCTCTTGCCCGCACCGTTCGTTCCGAGGAAGCTGAATACCTCGCCGTGCATGATGCTGAGCGTTAGCGCACTCACTGCCACCTTCCGCGGCGCGCGGTAGACCTTGCGAAGATCGACAAGACGCACGGCATCACACGACGCCACCGTCGGCTCAGCCTCTTTTTGGCACTTTTccttgctgtcgctgcccGTCGGCTGGCGTGAGTGGCggcgcgaggaggcagctCTGATGGACAGCGCCGTCTGCTCAGCAAAGTGCTGCCGCTCGGCCTGGTAGACAGCGCCGCGTTCCTCCTCGAcgtcgctgtcctcctcctgccgccgccgcagcacctccgccttgcaccagcgcggcggcgggtaGATCATCTCGGGCAGCGTGGCACTGTTTGTCCGGTTGCTCACAGACCGACCACTCATCAGCTGTTGCTGACTCTGCTGTGCCCCTGTAACACCCATCCGCGTGGGCCCAGTCAACCCCACGACACCGCCTCCCACGATTGCGTCAGCAGCTGAAATCGGGGTCATGGGCAGCGGGGTCGCATTCGACGCCACCGGCTCCTCTCCCCATTCCTTGTGTGGAGAACGAGAGGGGTCTGGGACAATGACTTTGgcccgcggcggtgcgccttGCATCAGCGCACTCGTCCCCGTgcccgccacctccgccgtctcATTGGCGCCGTTGGCCGGGGAGCCATTGTCGTGGCTTCGCAGAATGGGCGACACAGCGCTTGGAGGTGGGGCCCcgggcgacgccgcagcggcgctcacAGGCGTAGCGCTGGTGCCATCCACTGCGACGGCAACCGCGTCAGGCATCGTTGCCTGCCGGCCTCGTCGATCCGCCTTTTGCGTGCGATGACGCCAGCACCGAGAGCCACCGCAACAGCGGCACCTCCGCGCAGCCCACCAAACACTGAGTTGGTCGACGACCGCGCGCCGGTTGGGGTGGTCCCAGAGCagcgtgatggcggcgaaGATGGGGGCCTCGACGGCCATGTAGATGACAGGCCAGCCTGTGATGGACATGCTCCACGCGGCCAAGGACGGGTCCGTCATCTTCttctgctccagcagcgccaggtTGAGGATCACCTCACCAATGGAGTAGGGCGGCAGCAAGCGGAAGACCCACCGCAGCGTGTTCGACGCCGAGAGCGTTGTTTCGAGCAGGCTCAACACGAACACCAGCATAACGCACAGGAATCCGGTGAGGAAGCTCACGCCCAGCACGACGATCTGCGCCGTCGTGTGCTCCGTAAAGGCAAAACTCACCATGTAGGAGCACCAGCAGTAGCAAACACCGTacgtggagaaggaggcaaTCGTGGCCCCGATCGTCTCGCAGCCGACGTACTCCCAGCGCCGGAAGATAAGAAAGGTGACGACGATGAAGATCATGGACACGACGTAGGCGGTGAAGTCGAACAGGAAATTGCCGATCCAGTAAACGAGGTAGAAGAGCCCCGAGGCCGTCTGCAGGTGCCGCGCGCGTGACTCGTACTCCTTTGCCACCCACGCCACCGGATTAGCCGGCAGGAATGTGAGCGGGATCAGGAAAACAGTGCCGATGAGAATGCTGGAGATGGCGCTTGTTGCCTGCGTAGCCTTCGCATCCTGCGGCAGCCCTGTCAGGCTCATCGTGTAggtggccgcggccgcaTCAGCGCTCGTACCGAGGGCGCCAAAGTACGCTATGGCGTACATCATGTGCATCGCAATCGGAAGACTGTTGCGCGAGGACGTGTTGTACAGAAGCGTGCTGACTTGCCGCGTGCCGATGACATCCTGGTAGAAGAAGGTCAGATACAGCTGTACGTCGGGGTCGCCGCACTGCAGGCTCATGAAGCGGTTGCGGCTGTGAGTGAACCACGTGTCAAGCAGCTCACTGGACATATCCGTTGAGCTGACGAAGTTGGGGTCACTGAAGGACACCTTGCTAAAGTTGTGCCCATACTCGTGCATGCGTGCCACATCCCCCATGTAGTTTGTGCAGCCCGACACCTGCATCGCCGACTCCACGTCAAAAACGGAGGGCGAGAGGTACAGCGTCCCTTCGGTGCCGCCCtccaccagctgcagcgacatCGCCAGGAAGATACAGAGGATCGGGCAGACAATCTGAAAGAAGTGCATGCGAGGATCGCGTATGGCGCAGAAGAAGCGCTTGTACATCATaccgcgcagctgcagccccCAGAGGTGCCAGCGCTGCGATGTCTGCCGCGACTCCCAGACCTTGGTGAGGTGATGGTCGGTGACCAGCTTGTAGAGGAAGGCTTCGCTGCGAACACTCGGGTTCgtccctgctgctgctgcggcggcggtggtggtggggacgGGGGCAGCGCTTGTTTGCGCGGCGCTTTCGCTCACCATGGCCTCTGAGAGCGGAGGGCAGGGCACTCTGTCTGGACGGTGGACGCGAGCCGCCACTGTGGCCACCCCGGGGATGCCACTATTGGAGACGTCCGTTGTGGTGCTTccctggcgctgctgctgctgcgccgtcagtgcggcggtggtggtccTCCGCACCGACGGCGCAGGACCGGCAAGTGGCCTGTTTGCCACCGCACAAAAGTCCTCCGAGCCAACGACCTCCTGCGGGAATTGGGCCGAAAAGCTCggggcgccgtcggcgttcTCGTGGTAGTTAGGGCTTCTGCTGCGACTCTCCCGTTTCCGCAGTCCCGTGACGCTCGCGTTGTTGTTCTCGGGGACACCGGCGATATGTACCCcgtccgcgtcgccgccgtcgggtCCTGCGGCCGCCATCGACCTCGCGCCGACAACGTCACTTGGTGCCTGATGTT
The sequence above is drawn from the Leishmania donovani BPK282A1 complete genome, chromosome 15 genome and encodes:
- a CDS encoding ATP-binding cassette protein subfamily A, member 7, putative produces the protein MQLTSKGNRDAATRQSDGGAKTGAVAVAAACPEAPPSPPLHSYVFPTAQELVSPAAPFSSSKSEDVLEIETPNPVAAAAGGCRPAAERRASRVRFLLALEPFFEPRSAEPSDGLWNRADGDSVSLGHSNELHRTLSVSAAQLEPYSVITKTGGVHISRWTQVLALLQRTGQQYMRQKLLIIAEVVSPLLFVVLLIILNVAFGTDSIPETVFTAPVVYSYQLNLHDYMTYICYNDTTRPINGLHPCAHLEVPYSCDGDESGIPVYGLCYLSGFKKPAMVVKHYVNSLMGIIISLPSLDSIIVHQWMAKKAGLAKDSRSRTALAALSNIGIGLSATTRFDSISYSGLLYFAPAANTPAALIEYFRKHCAMFEYVYGGVFDTVEEAHAVIKANGSDEVLNSTWGLIIVNDITDGFDVQVQLHSSALPSLSSPTVSLEFRGGFTYDGTDMFLASGFLSLQQMLYTYFYESRAEAGALTNLHNGAVSPYTFKEIYPVIASYPTIAAHTPYLLSLSPSLVALVMVMSLLYPFAQVTKRVVLEKELCIQESVCIMGLRRSSLWLNFLLVIFFEYVLISILLTVLLCAVVAPRSDPFAVFIILFVYSLTLIPLCGLVSAFLSRARMATLVSPLIYFVLSMPIFAMGTANRSIVIGLSLLSPTALASLLTDVFIVEAGGGFQMHHFKSPHFNAEPYLIMIILACDCVLYLLLMIYLNAVLPQEWGTRKHPLFFIIEPWVWLKDTCGICRRNAQRGSASEPASEPTGTTTALDVVRLTKERHESGTATATSQKQQRPGALAFDPRISRDSSTDDEKNIGVRISHLCKYFQRNGKRFAAVDNVSWNMYRGEIAVLLGPNGAGKSTTINMITGMLAADSGDCFIEGHSITQNVAEARHEIGYCPQHNILWPDLTCREHLEFYGKIKGLRGAELEDAVVDILRSVDLEEKVDAIPAQMSCGQKRKLSVAISFVGRNRVVLLDEPTAGMDTAARRHTWSLLRAMTQHHTIMLTTHFMDEADLLGDNIAIVTEGVLQCAGSTAFLRQYAGVGYTLRFDLTPVPAQEDGDAARQAKVAAVWAELHQLVMSHLPDSTLVLQTDAEVVYQLRLSTDARLPEFLKDMESRGNRQLHIRGYALRAPTLEDVFMRVVEHQIAPSSQVAVVRAADEAAAREQVAGEKDGGRTSSGPPAAPSSPLVRHFVNRRMSRASLHYLNNESTLNYGNNAEPSDGDEYPMTDLAAASPTQHQAPSDVVGARSMAAAGPDGGDADGVHIAGVPENNNASVTGLRKRESRSRSPNYHENADGAPSFSAQFPQEVVGSEDFCAVANRPLAGPAPSVRRTTTAALTAQQQQRQGSTTTDVSNSGIPGVATVAARVHRPDRVPCPPLSEAMVSESAAQTSAAPVPTTTAAAAAAGTNPSVRSEAFLYKLVTDHHLTKVWESRQTSQRWHLWGLQLRGMMYKRFFCAIRDPRMHFFQIVCPILCIFLAMSLQLVEGGTEGTLYLSPSVFDVESAMQVSGCTNYMGDVARMHEYGHNFSKVSFSDPNFVSSTDMSSELLDTWFTHSRNRFMSLQCGDPDVQLYLTFFYQDVIGTRQVSTLLYNTSSRNSLPIAMHMMYAIAYFGALGTSADAAAATYTMSLTGLPQDAKATQATSAISSILIGTVFLIPLTFLPANPVAWVAKEYESRARHLQTASGLFYLVYWIGNFLFDFTAYVVSMIFIVVTFLIFRRWEYVGCETIGATIASFSTYGVCYCWCSYMVSFAFTEHTTAQIVVLGVSFLTGFLCVMLVFVLSLLETTLSASNTLRWVFRLLPPYSIGEVILNLALLEQKKMTDPSLAAWSMSITGWPVIYMAVEAPIFAAITLLWDHPNRRAVVDQLSVWWAARRCRCCGGSRCWRHRTQKADRRGRQATMPDAVAVAVDGTSATPVSAAAASPGAPPPSAVSPILRSHDNGSPANGANETAEVAGTGTSALMQGAPPRAKVIVPDPSRSPHKEWGEEPVASNATPLPMTPISAADAIVGGGVVGLTGPTRMGVTGAQQSQQQLMSGRSVSNRTNSATLPEMIYPPPRWCKAEVLRRRQEEDSDVEEERGAVYQAERQHFAEQTALSIRAASSRRHSRQPTGSDSKEKCQKEAEPTVASCDAVRLVDLRKVYRAPRKVAVSALTLSIMHGEVFSFLGTNGAGKSSALSIITQEQLPTSGRAYVCGNDVVRESRRAARCLGYCPQLDACLDLLTVTEHLLLYAMVRGVPVGQLESLVTSLLIICNLTQYRHASARQLSSGNRRKLSVAIALIGAPKVLCLDEPTSGMDPLARQLLWRAIDRVSRKCCIILTTHHLDEVEALADCVGIMVDGGLRCFGDMPHLKHKYAGNAYELTLRVSPGARRCAQKRREEQRQRPAAEAGVSPVADCQRSNASTAHGLSNKNQGSTINSALGRRMSTSYAGKDLIDTSDDIFQFMLKAFPSALLIEVFNNERYIYTLPATRDVADAMQQLLQQQRSQRSMQLVQTPLVSAKNYVGQHSAMSTAKKSPPIVRLSEVFETLRAAQAELGITEYSVSQVSLEQLFLRVCSAEETLNQDRRHNRASAASPTSQSTTFVVNSNTCSGVTPHGHLLQRQGSRASFIARSSAAAMSDSGASPSRRRLSMPSYGSLPGGTTAPRVTFAEYRRQRALWRLRTEAAEPHLTPSKQQRVAQPDH